In the genome of Pichia kudriavzevii chromosome 4, complete sequence, one region contains:
- a CDS encoding uncharacterized protein (PKUD0D03780; similar to Saccharomyces cerevisiae YPL024W (RMI1); ancestral locus Anc_8.475): MSNFIFQDIHKERELLIFHSSQLVFKNALVPYRHCLAEPTPSEKLQQDTLFQIVDVRDTSVSVLSLIEDLTVIVNANESFQDHSKFATKAPRVPRVAVTEVDVNETEDDSLMNDDSAVSSNHIYRLTLQDCFGNTCYAYENEPLGFLRGERSKGIFRVQLGSKLFVRKNARVSFNALHLKNEDVKFLNGFIKELNYKLYERKLKELKEEINYEG, encoded by the coding sequence ATGtcaaatttcatttttcaagatataCATAAAGAACGAGAGCtcttaatttttcattcGTCTCAACTAGTCTTTAAGAATGCACTAGTTCCGTACAGGCACTGTTTAGCTGAACCAACCCCTTCTGAAAAATTGCAACAGGACACACTATTTCAAATCGTAGATGTACGTGATACTTCTGTTTCCGTGTTATCACTTATTGAAGACTTAACAGTGATAGTTAATGCTAATGAAAGCTTTCAAGACCACTCAAAATTTGCAACAAAGGCACCAAGGGTTCCCAGAGTTGCTGTAACAGAAGTTGATGTCAATGAAACAGAAGACGATTCTCTGATGAACGATGACAGTGCAGTATCATCAAATCATATATACAGGCTAACTTTACAGGATTGTTTTGGAAATACATGCTATGCGTATGAGAATGAACCTCTGGGATTCTTACGAGGAGAAAGATCCAAAGGTATCTTTCGTGTTCAGTTGGGATCCAAATTGTTTGTCCGGAAGAATGCAAGGGTCAGTTTTAACGCTTTGCACTTGAAGAACGAAGATGTAAAGTTTTTGAACGGTTTCATTAAAGAGTTGAATTATAAACTTTATGAAcgaaaattaaaagaactgaaagaagaaataaacTATGAAGGTTGA